From a region of the Agrobacterium larrymoorei genome:
- a CDS encoding M81 family metallopeptidase: protein MAFRIAVGGIHTECSTSSPVLMRPEDFRVLREGDLLSADYFSVLPTEGVALHPLLHARAVPGGPLARGTYDGFKREFLDRLQAALPLDGLYLAMHGAMNVEGMDDAEGDWIASARAVIGPDVPLAVSYDLHGNVTQKIVDQIDIFAAYRTAPHIDVRETMVRAWSMLIETLKTGLKPGVVWAPVPVLLPGERTSTEDEPAKSLYSALPRHDELDGILDANLMVGYVWADEPRATACAVVTGTDPETAKRAAEEIARSYWNARHDFHFGPVTGDLEAMLDITEQSETHPVILADSGDNPTGGGVGDRADVLKALILRGFEGAVIGGITDLPAVDACFSAGVGATLALKIGGSLDPASPFVEVAAEVRSLDDPGPKEERQAVVRIGGVTLILAARRRPYHNIADFTRHDIEPTKARLLVVKSGYLSPELQPIANPNLMALTDGVINQDIEKLPSKRRRQPTFPFVREFDYTPSANLSARWKERD from the coding sequence ATGGCTTTTCGCATTGCTGTTGGCGGCATCCACACGGAATGCTCCACCTCTTCTCCGGTTCTGATGCGACCGGAAGACTTCCGGGTTTTGCGGGAGGGCGACCTTCTTAGCGCAGACTATTTCAGCGTCCTGCCCACAGAAGGTGTTGCGCTGCATCCCCTTCTTCACGCCCGTGCCGTTCCCGGCGGGCCTTTGGCGCGAGGCACATATGACGGCTTCAAGCGTGAATTCCTCGACCGGTTACAGGCCGCGCTCCCGCTGGATGGGCTTTACCTCGCCATGCATGGCGCGATGAATGTGGAGGGAATGGACGATGCGGAAGGCGACTGGATCGCGTCTGCACGGGCGGTGATCGGCCCCGATGTGCCGCTTGCCGTCAGCTATGATCTGCATGGCAACGTCACCCAAAAGATCGTGGATCAGATCGATATTTTCGCAGCCTATCGCACCGCGCCCCATATCGATGTGCGGGAAACGATGGTCCGCGCATGGTCGATGCTGATCGAGACTTTGAAGACTGGACTAAAGCCGGGCGTTGTATGGGCACCCGTCCCCGTTCTTCTGCCGGGCGAAAGAACGTCCACCGAGGATGAACCGGCAAAATCGCTCTATTCGGCCCTTCCCCGGCATGATGAGCTCGACGGCATATTGGACGCCAACCTGATGGTCGGCTATGTATGGGCGGACGAGCCGCGCGCAACGGCCTGCGCCGTCGTCACCGGCACCGATCCAGAGACAGCGAAACGGGCCGCAGAAGAGATTGCGCGCTCCTATTGGAATGCCCGACACGACTTCCATTTCGGTCCCGTGACCGGTGATCTGGAAGCGATGCTGGACATTACCGAACAATCCGAAACGCACCCGGTCATTCTGGCGGATTCAGGCGACAATCCGACAGGTGGCGGTGTCGGTGATCGCGCCGATGTGCTGAAGGCCCTTATCCTGCGCGGTTTCGAGGGGGCCGTGATTGGCGGCATTACCGACTTGCCTGCCGTAGACGCCTGCTTTTCTGCCGGTGTCGGCGCAACGCTGGCTTTGAAAATAGGCGGCTCGCTGGATCCTGCCAGTCCCTTCGTGGAAGTGGCCGCAGAGGTCAGGTCCCTGGACGATCCGGGGCCGAAGGAAGAGCGACAGGCGGTCGTCAGGATCGGCGGTGTAACGCTCATTCTGGCCGCTAGACGACGCCCATACCACAACATAGCCGACTTCACCCGCCACGACATCGAGCCTACCAAAGCAAGGCTGCTGGTGGTTAAGTCCGGCTATCTTTCGCCAGAGCTTCAGCCCATCGCCAACCCCAACCTCATGGCCTTGACCGATGGCGTCATCAATCAGGATATCGAAAAGCTGCCTTCGAAACGCAGACGCCAGCCGACCTTTCCTTTTGTGAGAGAATTCGACTATACGCCATCAGCCAATCTTTCCGCGCGTTGGAAAGAGCGGGATTAG
- a CDS encoding beta-N-acetylhexosaminidase — protein MSKTGFRLENAWHPIEGDPSGGFIFSLVNLTDKPLRDFKLAYTALTRVMDNPACENATFLRRNANFHQYAPPAGFALEPGATWRFTVRGLWRPAKHRTDGAKSAYLTFADGSHHTIDVADLMSQGRTSEAQKPLLPEGRVTEPFALLPWPKQADLQAGETVPVVLYPADGSTLADIEAVDNVLQLHRRLFSNAHQPFSLVAVEQGQSVRFEHKSALAAEAYELQFSSQEITLAYGGAAGRQYALTALAQLHDGARRNAAMFRFPASGTIKDEPRYGWRGCHLDVSRQFYPTGDVLRLIDILAWYKMNVFHWHLTDDEAWRMEIRAYPQLTTVGVKRGPDEPMLPQLGNAAEPVEGFYTQADIAEIVAHAADLNIEVVPEIDIPGHSTAILAALPELTDGQEAPDSYRSVQGYPNNALNPAIEETYTFLGRVFDEMVELFPSKLIHIGGDEVADNTWMASPLARKLMDEKGLDGTFGLQSHFMKRIQTMLAERGRSLAGWDEVSHGGGVDPDGTLLMAWRAPEVGVELAQQGYDVVMTPGQAYYLDMVQDEAWQEPGASWAGTVPPHHTYTYEAVGEFPEELKPRLRGVQACIWSEHFLNRDYFNRLVFPRLPAVAEAAWTPREKKDWLRFSALAPLSPKL, from the coding sequence ATGAGCAAGACCGGCTTCCGCCTTGAAAATGCATGGCACCCGATTGAGGGAGATCCATCCGGCGGCTTCATCTTCAGCCTCGTCAACCTCACGGATAAGCCGCTCAGGGATTTCAAGCTGGCCTACACCGCACTCACCCGTGTCATGGATAATCCGGCCTGCGAGAACGCCACCTTCCTTCGCCGCAATGCCAATTTCCATCAATATGCGCCGCCAGCCGGTTTTGCGCTGGAACCCGGAGCCACATGGCGCTTCACCGTGCGCGGTCTATGGCGGCCTGCAAAACACCGCACCGACGGGGCAAAATCCGCCTATCTGACCTTCGCCGATGGCAGCCATCACACAATCGATGTTGCCGACCTGATGTCGCAGGGCCGCACGAGCGAAGCACAGAAGCCGCTTCTACCGGAAGGGCGCGTAACGGAGCCGTTCGCTCTTTTGCCCTGGCCAAAGCAGGCGGATTTGCAGGCGGGCGAGACCGTGCCCGTCGTGCTTTACCCCGCCGATGGCAGTACGCTTGCCGATATCGAAGCGGTCGATAACGTTCTCCAGCTCCATCGTCGCCTGTTCTCTAACGCCCATCAGCCCTTCTCGCTCGTCGCTGTGGAGCAAGGACAGTCCGTGCGGTTCGAGCATAAATCAGCTCTGGCCGCTGAAGCCTATGAACTTCAATTCTCGAGCCAAGAAATTACTCTTGCTTATGGCGGAGCCGCAGGTCGTCAGTATGCTTTGACCGCGCTGGCACAACTTCATGATGGCGCGCGCAGAAACGCCGCAATGTTCCGCTTCCCCGCTTCGGGCACGATCAAGGACGAACCCCGCTACGGCTGGCGCGGTTGCCATCTCGATGTCTCACGTCAGTTCTATCCGACTGGCGACGTACTGCGGCTCATCGACATTCTGGCCTGGTACAAGATGAATGTGTTCCATTGGCACCTGACCGATGATGAGGCGTGGCGCATGGAAATCCGCGCCTATCCGCAACTCACCACCGTTGGCGTCAAGCGCGGCCCCGATGAACCCATGCTGCCGCAGCTTGGCAATGCTGCGGAGCCGGTGGAAGGCTTCTACACGCAGGCAGATATTGCCGAAATCGTGGCGCACGCAGCGGATCTGAACATCGAAGTCGTGCCCGAGATCGACATTCCCGGCCACAGCACCGCAATTCTCGCAGCTCTGCCGGAACTGACGGATGGACAGGAAGCACCGGATAGCTATCGGTCTGTGCAGGGTTATCCCAACAACGCGCTCAACCCGGCCATCGAAGAAACCTACACCTTCCTCGGAAGGGTGTTTGACGAGATGGTCGAGCTTTTCCCCTCCAAACTCATCCATATCGGCGGAGATGAAGTTGCCGACAACACGTGGATGGCCTCTCCGCTGGCGCGCAAGCTGATGGATGAGAAGGGGCTGGACGGCACATTCGGTCTCCAGAGCCACTTCATGAAACGCATCCAGACCATGCTTGCGGAGCGCGGGCGCAGCCTTGCAGGCTGGGATGAAGTTTCCCACGGCGGCGGTGTCGATCCTGACGGAACGCTGTTGATGGCCTGGCGCGCACCGGAAGTCGGCGTGGAACTGGCCCAGCAGGGATATGATGTGGTGATGACACCCGGACAGGCCTATTATCTGGACATGGTTCAGGACGAGGCCTGGCAGGAACCCGGCGCAAGCTGGGCCGGCACCGTTCCTCCGCACCATACCTACACCTACGAGGCCGTGGGGGAGTTTCCCGAGGAATTGAAGCCGCGCCTTCGCGGTGTGCAGGCCTGCATCTGGTCCGAGCATTTCCTGAACCGCGATTACTTCAACCGCCTCGTCTTCCCACGCCTGCCCGCCGTTGCCGAAGCGGCATGGACCCCGCGCGAAAAGAAGGACTGGCTTCGTTTCTCGGCGCTCGCGCCCCTCAGCCCGAAGCTTTGA
- the dinB gene encoding DNA polymerase IV: MTSPPEPSIRKIIHVDMDAFYASVEQRDDPSLRGRPLAVGGSAARGVVAAASYEARVFGVHSAMPSVTAKRKCPDLIFVPPRFEVYRAVSQQIRQVFEDYTPIIEPLSLDEAYLDVTENLKEMTVATEIALEIRTKIKAVTGLNASAGISYNKFLAKMASDLNKPNGQAVITPKNGPSFVEQLAVKKFHGVGPATAEKMHRLGIETGADLKARSLQYLVEHFGKSGSYFYNIARGVDERRVQPNRIRKSVGAEDTFSQDIDDLARASAELVPLAEKVWNYCQGKGIGGKTLTVKIKYSDFTQMTRSRTGNLPYHSVPHMLEAAEALLASVHPFKRPIRLLGITLSSLDNSADSDTPDEPQLGLNFQN; encoded by the coding sequence ATGACCTCGCCGCCCGAACCATCGATACGCAAGATAATCCATGTGGATATGGACGCGTTCTATGCTTCGGTCGAGCAGCGGGACGATCCAAGCCTGCGCGGACGTCCGCTGGCCGTCGGAGGTTCGGCAGCGCGCGGCGTCGTGGCGGCGGCAAGCTATGAGGCGCGTGTCTTCGGCGTTCATTCCGCAATGCCATCGGTCACGGCCAAACGCAAATGTCCCGACCTTATTTTCGTGCCGCCGAGATTTGAGGTCTATCGGGCGGTATCGCAGCAAATCCGACAGGTTTTCGAGGACTACACGCCCATCATCGAGCCTCTATCGCTGGACGAAGCCTATCTGGATGTGACGGAAAACCTGAAGGAAATGACTGTCGCCACGGAAATCGCGCTGGAAATCCGAACGAAGATCAAAGCCGTCACCGGACTGAACGCATCCGCCGGGATTTCATATAACAAGTTCCTCGCAAAAATGGCTTCGGACCTGAACAAGCCGAACGGACAGGCCGTCATAACGCCAAAGAACGGCCCAAGCTTCGTTGAGCAGCTCGCCGTGAAGAAGTTTCATGGCGTGGGCCCGGCAACGGCAGAAAAGATGCATCGGCTCGGCATCGAAACCGGTGCGGATCTGAAAGCCCGGTCGCTGCAATATCTGGTGGAACATTTCGGCAAGTCCGGTTCCTATTTTTACAACATTGCGCGCGGCGTCGATGAGCGACGGGTTCAGCCGAACCGCATCCGCAAATCGGTCGGCGCAGAGGATACGTTTTCACAGGATATCGACGATCTCGCACGCGCTTCTGCGGAACTGGTGCCGCTGGCGGAAAAGGTGTGGAATTACTGCCAGGGCAAGGGGATCGGCGGCAAGACCTTGACCGTGAAGATCAAATATTCCGACTTCACCCAGATGACGCGCAGCAGAACAGGAAACCTGCCCTACCACAGCGTGCCCCACATGCTCGAAGCCGCCGAAGCGCTACTCGCCAGCGTCCACCCGTTCAAGCGGCCCATAAGACTGCTCGGGATTACGCTGTCATCGCTGGATAATAGCGCAGACAGCGACACCCCTGACGAGCCGCAGCTCGGCCTGAATTTCCAAAACTAA
- a CDS encoding alpha/beta fold hydrolase gives MRNIVLVHGAFTDGSSWQDVIPLLQAKGYHVTAVQNPLTSLANDVEATRHVLQRQQGGVLLVGHSWAGAVITEAGNFGNVRGLVYLSALVPDAGESVADLLIRQKASMEGLAPDRNGHVWLDDPEAYSKVMAADVSPPRVALLTATQQPMAAKSFAEKIGSKAAWEAKPSWYLVTEKDGALPVHVQQAIAKHIGATTRAIQSSHMSMISHPEDVADFIASAAETLSDE, from the coding sequence GTGCGAAATATCGTTCTTGTACATGGTGCCTTCACGGATGGGTCGAGCTGGCAGGACGTCATCCCGCTGCTTCAAGCCAAGGGTTATCATGTCACGGCGGTTCAAAATCCGCTGACGTCTTTGGCAAACGACGTCGAGGCCACCCGCCATGTTCTTCAGAGGCAGCAGGGAGGTGTTCTTCTTGTGGGTCACTCATGGGCGGGAGCTGTCATCACGGAAGCCGGGAACTTTGGGAATGTCAGGGGTCTCGTATATCTGTCGGCGCTCGTTCCCGATGCGGGCGAGTCTGTCGCGGATTTGCTAATCCGGCAAAAAGCCTCGATGGAAGGGCTTGCACCGGACCGGAACGGACATGTCTGGCTGGATGACCCGGAGGCCTATTCGAAGGTTATGGCCGCTGATGTTTCGCCTCCACGCGTGGCCCTTCTGACCGCCACGCAACAGCCCATGGCCGCCAAGTCCTTCGCGGAAAAGATTGGCTCAAAAGCCGCGTGGGAGGCAAAGCCATCCTGGTATCTGGTAACGGAAAAAGACGGAGCCCTGCCGGTGCATGTTCAGCAGGCAATCGCGAAACATATCGGGGCGACCACAAGAGCAATTCAATCCAGCCACATGTCGATGATTTCGCATCCTGAGGATGTCGCAGATTTTATCGCGAGCGCTGCTGAAACGCTTTCTGATGAGTGA
- a CDS encoding SDR family oxidoreductase, whose translation MSDYRSIAVVTGAAGDIGRALAVRMADSHDLIALVDVDEEALNNAIATLGGAGRFIGIVTDVTDAQSVASMARKLEAKGRVKTLVNNAGAARAVSLHDTTPDIWKMDASLNLEAAFLTFRAVEDSLRETQGSVVNIASVNGMAVFGHPAYSAAKAGLIHLTKLIAVEYGKFGIRANAVAPGTVRTQAWEARAKANPQVFEEVKRWYALRRIATAEDVANAVHFLSSDQAAAITGVCLPVDCGLTAVQAELAHTFSQSDHY comes from the coding sequence ATGAGCGACTATCGCAGCATCGCAGTCGTTACCGGTGCCGCAGGCGATATCGGTCGCGCGCTCGCTGTGCGTATGGCCGACAGCCACGACCTAATCGCACTTGTCGATGTGGATGAAGAGGCGCTGAACAATGCAATCGCAACGCTCGGCGGCGCGGGTCGCTTTATCGGGATCGTAACAGATGTGACCGATGCGCAGAGCGTGGCTTCCATGGCTCGGAAGCTCGAAGCAAAAGGCAGGGTCAAGACCCTCGTCAACAATGCGGGCGCTGCGCGCGCGGTCTCCCTTCACGATACGACACCGGACATCTGGAAAATGGATGCGAGCCTCAATCTGGAGGCGGCCTTCCTCACCTTCCGCGCGGTGGAGGATTCGCTGAGAGAAACGCAGGGGTCAGTGGTCAATATTGCGTCGGTAAACGGCATGGCAGTGTTCGGGCACCCGGCCTACAGCGCAGCCAAGGCCGGGCTGATCCACCTGACGAAGCTGATTGCCGTGGAATATGGAAAATTCGGCATCCGCGCCAACGCCGTGGCACCGGGTACGGTGCGCACGCAGGCCTGGGAAGCGAGGGCGAAAGCCAATCCTCAGGTGTTCGAAGAGGTCAAGCGCTGGTACGCGCTTCGCCGCATCGCGACCGCTGAAGATGTGGCCAATGCGGTCCATTTTCTCAGCAGCGATCAAGCTGCGGCCATAACGGGCGTCTGCCTCCCTGTCGATTGCGGGCTGACTGCGGTGCAAGCGGAACTCGCCCACACCTTCTCCCAATCCGATCATTATTGA
- a CDS encoding copper homeostasis protein CutC — translation MVEATERLLEICVDDAAGLDAAIRGGADRIELCSALGIGGLTPSHGLMRHAAQTSTIPVYPLIRPRAGSFDYSAAEVAMMEDDIIRARELGLPGVVIGATSGDGTLDEATLRKLIDAAKGLDISLHRAFDMVKDPMRALETAIDLGISRILTSGCAKNVRLGFETLRALAARAEGRISIMPGGGVTIDLVPDLLALPGIHEIHASGSSSVEEQASLVEFGFATPQRRQTDQDVVHKLKQAVLV, via the coding sequence ATGGTTGAGGCAACAGAACGGCTGCTCGAAATCTGCGTGGACGACGCTGCCGGGTTGGACGCAGCCATCAGGGGCGGCGCAGACCGTATCGAACTCTGTTCCGCGCTCGGCATCGGTGGCCTCACGCCGTCACACGGCCTCATGCGCCATGCAGCACAGACTAGCACCATTCCCGTTTACCCGTTGATCCGCCCACGCGCGGGCAGCTTCGATTATAGCGCCGCCGAAGTCGCCATGATGGAAGACGACATTATCCGCGCCCGCGAACTCGGCCTCCCCGGCGTCGTGATCGGCGCCACCAGTGGCGATGGGACATTGGATGAAGCGACCCTGCGGAAGCTGATCGACGCGGCAAAGGGTCTCGACATCAGCCTCCACAGGGCTTTCGACATGGTGAAAGACCCGATGAGGGCACTTGAGACAGCCATCGATCTCGGCATTTCCCGGATCCTCACCTCAGGCTGCGCGAAAAATGTCCGGCTGGGTTTCGAAACGCTCCGGGCGCTGGCAGCGCGTGCTGAAGGGCGCATCTCGATCATGCCAGGCGGTGGCGTGACAATCGATCTCGTCCCCGATCTCCTTGCCCTTCCCGGCATCCACGAAATCCACGCCTCCGGCAGTTCTTCCGTCGAGGAGCAGGCATCTCTGGTCGAATTCGGCTTTGCCACACCCCAGCGCAGGCAGACAGATCAAGACGTGGTGCATAAGCTGAAACAAGCCGTGCTTGTCTAG
- a CDS encoding TetR/AcrR family transcriptional regulator: MKFDRDEAIDVATEAIRSEGYEQASVKALSEKLGITRSSFYNTFGSREALFEEVIRRYAPTAPDAPLYEEINGPILPLLERVLRRICHIRSSDPGGHGCIIVNSICEMCPSTEDPAVMLMDMAAGSSKRLEELLVIAQTNKEIPADANPRALALALQNLMIGLNVLSKVVRSQDDLWLLTETTLKGLGLAAPSSSSTKM; encoded by the coding sequence ATGAAGTTCGACAGAGATGAAGCGATAGATGTCGCAACCGAAGCCATTCGAAGCGAAGGCTATGAGCAGGCATCGGTGAAGGCGCTGTCAGAAAAGCTCGGCATCACACGCTCCAGCTTTTACAACACCTTCGGATCGCGAGAGGCACTATTTGAAGAAGTCATCAGGCGTTATGCTCCTACCGCGCCGGATGCGCCGCTTTACGAGGAGATCAACGGGCCGATCCTCCCGCTTTTGGAACGGGTTCTAAGGCGAATATGCCATATACGCAGCAGCGACCCTGGCGGGCACGGCTGCATCATCGTCAACTCCATTTGCGAAATGTGCCCCTCGACGGAAGATCCCGCTGTCATGCTCATGGATATGGCCGCAGGCTCCTCGAAGCGGCTTGAAGAACTGCTTGTCATCGCTCAGACCAACAAGGAAATTCCTGCCGATGCCAACCCACGAGCACTGGCGCTCGCTCTTCAGAACCTGATGATCGGCCTGAATGTTCTGTCCAAGGTCGTCCGGTCCCAGGATGACCTGTGGCTATTGACGGAAACGACACTCAAAGGGCTGGGGCTGGCCGCGCCCTCATCATCTTCCACCAAAATGTAA
- a CDS encoding DUF1330 domain-containing protein: MVALVVVEARPKSPEKLAQYSAAAASTLASFGGEFVHRGKFVEALGGTATPHGLGVIRFESADAARRWYGSAEYQAIIPLREEAADMSFKLYDVAG, translated from the coding sequence ATGGTAGCACTTGTTGTCGTAGAAGCCCGACCGAAGTCCCCTGAAAAACTGGCTCAATATTCGGCTGCAGCGGCCTCTACTCTTGCAAGTTTTGGCGGTGAATTTGTTCATCGTGGCAAGTTCGTTGAAGCGCTCGGTGGCACCGCAACGCCGCATGGCCTCGGTGTCATTCGTTTCGAAAGCGCCGATGCAGCACGACGCTGGTACGGTTCAGCAGAATATCAGGCCATCATTCCACTACGGGAAGAGGCCGCCGATATGAGCTTCAAACTTTACGACGTTGCCGGCTGA
- a CDS encoding MFS transporter: MLSALPFVFRHPQLRLSAIGIFVFGFTGAATAPYLSLIGIRELGLSDAAFSGLSFMAALVNVSASISMGILSDRLGHHKIPILAACISGMLGYGVVYLFPSIWTFALALLIPIPIYGALNSLIFAYVRASCEGMAARDLIAVNSAVRAAISLSWVLVPGIVGYAFAGRASMLPAFLLASLACVFCFILFAKNMREDSQSRTERREPAYAFLASIRHLGSTAIWPYVLAIALISSTLHINGIVLPLVVTGKAGGQAADVGAIVGIVALLEIVFIFFWGWIETKTSAAVAIAASALLYCIYMVMLGLADNPTTVYLLTPLSGLGAAGIISLPITYLQNLISRRAGLGSSLIAVNIFLAGGLSSLLFSLGTAISNYSHTAILSAFAGLCGVSLLGFLHKRPPVNDGKMGNGEEHHG; encoded by the coding sequence ATGCTGTCGGCACTGCCCTTTGTGTTTCGCCATCCTCAATTGCGGCTTTCCGCAATCGGCATCTTTGTCTTCGGCTTCACCGGCGCAGCGACGGCCCCTTATCTTTCCCTGATCGGCATTCGCGAGCTTGGCTTGAGCGACGCGGCCTTTTCCGGGCTCAGCTTCATGGCCGCCCTCGTCAATGTTTCGGCCAGCATCAGCATGGGCATCCTTTCCGATCGTCTGGGCCACCACAAAATACCGATACTCGCCGCCTGCATCTCCGGCATGCTTGGATACGGCGTCGTCTATCTCTTCCCCTCGATATGGACTTTCGCGCTGGCGCTGCTGATCCCGATACCCATCTACGGCGCCTTGAATTCTCTCATCTTTGCCTATGTGCGAGCCAGTTGCGAAGGCATGGCAGCGCGGGATCTGATTGCCGTCAATTCCGCCGTTCGTGCAGCCATTTCGCTTTCTTGGGTCCTGGTGCCGGGTATCGTGGGTTATGCTTTTGCGGGTAGGGCCAGCATGTTGCCCGCCTTTCTGCTGGCAAGCCTTGCCTGCGTTTTCTGCTTCATTCTGTTTGCGAAAAACATGCGCGAGGATAGCCAGTCACGCACCGAAAGGCGCGAGCCAGCTTACGCCTTCCTCGCCTCCATCCGTCATCTCGGTTCCACCGCCATATGGCCTTATGTTCTTGCCATCGCACTCATTTCCTCCACGCTGCACATCAACGGCATCGTGCTGCCGCTGGTCGTCACCGGCAAGGCCGGAGGCCAGGCTGCCGATGTTGGCGCGATTGTGGGGATTGTCGCGCTGCTGGAGATCGTCTTCATCTTCTTCTGGGGCTGGATCGAAACCAAAACCTCGGCAGCCGTCGCCATCGCGGCGAGTGCGCTTCTCTATTGCATCTACATGGTCATGCTCGGTCTGGCGGATAATCCGACCACGGTCTATCTGCTGACCCCGCTATCGGGGCTCGGTGCCGCAGGCATCATCTCGCTTCCCATCACCTATCTGCAAAACCTGATCTCGCGTCGCGCGGGACTTGGGAGCTCGCTGATCGCAGTCAATATCTTTCTCGCCGGAGGCTTGAGCTCACTTCTCTTCTCCCTCGGCACCGCCATCAGCAATTATTCGCACACTGCGATACTGAGCGCCTTTGCCGGATTATGCGGCGTCTCGCTGCTTGGCTTTCTTCACAAGCGCCCGCCTGTTAATGACGGCAAGATGGGAAATGGAGAAGAACATCATGGTTGA